In Triticum aestivum cultivar Chinese Spring chromosome 5B, IWGSC CS RefSeq v2.1, whole genome shotgun sequence, the following proteins share a genomic window:
- the LOC123111438 gene encoding uncharacterized protein isoform X2, which produces MTMSDDGDRTCPLCAEEMDITDQQLKPCKCGYEICVWCWHHIIDMAEKEDTEGRCPACRTRYDKDRIVKMAATCDRTVADKNTDKKQKTQKVKSKTLTVEAKKHLASVRVIQRNLVYIIGLPANLCNESVLERREYFGQYGKVLKVSVSRPTGAPSQQTSTNNGISVYITYAKEEEAIRCIQAVHNFVLEGKVLRLALYPVSSLAVLHNIVILMVFYCCRACFGTTKYCHAWLRNMTCGNPDCLYLHDVGSQEDSFTKDEIISAYTRSRVPQMASSVSQRRAGTVLPPPAEDFSYSAVVSAKHTIKNGTTNTTGQSRLSPPNSSSGRSTLPPATSWGHRDLNTRTTATEVASSQSLTKSKSEAHSNSLSSSSMISNSRLPSSWNDDTSTVLKMTEGRQVSERDSLSKTLKPYRPGIAKETQAVTSLESSLDIDFSTIPSAWNDDEIVASDETSKGSEEKQVVNGKFIPSASSKPMEPGQIGSKSSTSPKNGEAVNSSKQNLADCVPHSAMSGSVLKRDDGDSRLRDTEVEKLSVGVTSVTLDSKDTVHSMAENQQLGAVPDTSVVVPLSQSLKKEQSHLKLAGLSSSENKDPVLSCQSSSDKHLDWSSELQSCRVASPLNDIWHSSVATDKPHATANTSHISLWNDKEINPTLTSDGRTSGTMLHTRLSSTDNASTTLNGRQEGLGPMHTPGMVSEHSGMRNHQHRALDAARNDNIGSFGNTASGNKDEGSIISDILSLEFDPWDESYSTANNFVKMLNESEKNDALFNAPSWKSKGTSNESRFSFARQDNQRNFQDSSFRNCGSDQNFSLLSQNSHGNSYQNGVAFQSLEEDFSKSNPLAMSDIATAGSSRSKISAPPGFAAPARVPPPGFSSQDGLNPPPGFSSGFSSQDMLNHPHGYPSGFPSQAGSNPPHGFSSQAGSNPSRGFNSGFSSQDGSNNIPPGFSSAFSAGFSSQNGSNQAYGSTFSETRLLDNLFGSHTNQYQPQISRHTSDIEFIDPAILAVGKGRMPGVSDSGLDLKNAPFPAQLQTSNNDPRLQLLMQQSMPSHQNLRYTDHVRDAFNPIQNDNYLASRLLPQNHGSLSPYAQMSLQQPRNSQLANGHWDGWSDLRQGNNVPISDMSRMLYPTEANNFHMLGSNDMYNRTFGL; this is translated from the exons ATGACGATGAGCGATGACGGAGACCGCACCTGCCCGCTCTGCGCCGAGGAGATGGACATCACTGACCAGCAACTCAAGCCCTGCAAATGTGGCTACGAG ATTTGTGTCTGGTGCTGGCACCACATCATTGACATGGCTGAGAAAGAGGACACAGAGGGGCGCTGCCCTGCCTGCCGCACACGCTATGACAAGGACAGGATTGTTAAGATGGCTGCCACGTGTGACAG AACGGTAGCAGATAAAAATACAGACAAGAAGCAGAAGACCCAAAAGGTTAAGTCAAAGACACTGACTGTGGAAGCTAAGAAGCATCTGGCCAGTGTCAGAGTTATCCAGAGAAACCTGGTCTACATAATTGGGCTACCTGCAAATTTATGCAATGAGAGT GTACTTGAGCGCAGGGAATACTTTGGTCAGTATGGAAAGGTTTTGAAGGTTTCAGTTTCTCGTCCAACTGGGGCTCCTTCCCAGCAGACATCAACAAACAACGGTATCAGCGT ATATATTACTTATGCCAAAGAAGAAGAGGCCATCCGGTGTATTCAGGCTGTACACAATTTTGTCTTGGAAGGGAAAGTGCTAAGGTTAGCCTTATACCCTGTCTCTTCTCTAGCTGTTTTGCACAATATTGTTATTTTAATGGTTTTCTATTGTTGCAGAGCATGCTTTGGCACCACGAAATATTGCCATGCATGGCTGCGGAACATG ACATGTGGGAATCCAGATTGTCTCTATTTGCATGATGTAGGCAGTCAGGAGGATAGTTTCACTAAAGATGAGATAATCTCAGCATATACCAG GAGTAGGGTTCCTCAAATGGCGTCTAGTGTTTCCCAAAGACGTGCAGGAACTGTATTGCCTCCTCCAGCAGAGGATTTCTCTTACAGTGCGGTGGTTTCAGCCAAACATACAATCAAGAATGGAACAACT AATACCACAGGCCAATCAAGACTGTCACCTCCAAACAGTAGTTCAGGGAGGTCCACGCTTCCACCAGCTACTTCATG GGGGCATCGTGATTTGAACACACGGACAACCGCGACTGAGGTGGCGTCCTCGCAATCTCTTACTAAATCAAAATCAGAGGCGCACAGTAATTCACTTTCAAGTTCTTCTATGATTTCGAATTCAAGACTACCTTCTTCATGGAATGATGATACAAGCACAGTACTGAAAATGACTGAAGGGCGGCAAGTATCAGAACGAGATAGTTTGTCTAAAACCTTGAAGCCATATAGACCTGGTATTGCAAAGGAAACCCAAGCTGTGACATCACTGGAGTCTTCGTTGGACATAGACTTTTCTACAATACCTTCAGCCTGGAATGATGATGAAATTGTAGCATCAGATGAGACTTCAAAAGGAAGTGAGGAAAAGCAAGTTGTAAATGGAAAGTTTATTCCTTCAGCATCCTCAAAACCAATGGAACCGGGCCAGATTGGGTCTAAGTCATCAACATCACCAAAGAATGGCGAAGCCGTAAACAGTTCCAAGCAAAATCTTGCAGATTGTGTGCCACATTCAGCAATGTCTGGTTCTGTTTTAAAGAGGGACGATGGTGACAGTAGACTTAGGGACACAGAAGTCGAGAAGTTGTCTGTTGGGGTAACTTCAGTAACTTTAGATAGCAAAGATACAGTTCATAGTATGGCAGAAAACCAACAGCTGGGTGCAGTTCCCGACACTTCCGTCGTGGTGCCTTTGAGTCAAAGTTTGAAGAAGGAACAATCTCATTTGAAGCTTGCTGGGCTTTCATCATCGGAAAATAAGGACCCTGTACTTTCTTGTCAATCTAGTTCTGATAAGCATCTTGACTGGAGCTCAGAGCTGCAAAGTTGTCGTGTGGCTTCTCCTTTGAATGACATATGGCATTCTTCTGTGGCCACTGATAAACCCCATGCCACTGCTAACACATCACATATTTCTTTGTGGAATGATAAAGAAATTAACCCTACTTTGACAAGTGATGGTAGAACTTCTGGCACCATGCTGCATACCAGGTTATCTTCAACTGACAATGCTTCTACCACGTTGAATGGACGTCAAGAGGGGCTAGGACCTATGCATACACCTGGTATGGTTTCTGAACATTCTGGTATGCGAAACCACCAGCATAGAGCACTGGATGCAGCAAGAAATGATAACATAGGCAGTTTTGGCAACACTGCAAGTGGAAATAAAGACGAGGGCAGCATAATTTCTGATATATTGTCTTTGGAGTTTGATCCATGGGATGAGTCGTATTCAACTGCAAACAATTTTGTTAAGATGCTTAATGAATCTGAAAAGAATGATGCACTTTTCAACGCACCTTCATGGAAATCAAAAGGCACCAGCAATGAGTCTAGATTTTCGTTTGCTAGACAGGATAACCAACGGAACTTCCAAGATTCATCTTTCAGAAATTGTGGCAGTGATCAGAATTTTAGCTTGCTATCCCAGAATTCTCATGGCAACAGCTATCAGAATGGTGTTGCATTCCAATCGCTGGAGGAAGATTTTTCAAAGAGCAATCCTCTTGCTATGTCAGATATAGCAACTGCTG GGTCTTCAAGGTCGAAAATATCTGCACCTCCTGGATTTGCGGCACCAGCTAGGGTCCCACCTCCTGGATTTTCATCTCAGGACGGGTTGAATCCCCCACCTGGATTTTCTTCAGGATTCTCATCTCAGGATATGTTGAATCACCCTCATGGATATCCTTCGGGATTTCCATCTCAGGCTGGATCTAATCCCCCTCACGGATTTTCATCTCAGGCTGGGTCGAACCCGTCTCGTGGATTTAATTCTGGATTTTCATCCCAGGATGGGTCTAACAATATTCCTCCTGGGTTTTCTTCTGCGTTTTCTGCTGGGTTTTCATCCCAGAATGGGTCTAACCAGGCGTATGGCTCCACATTCTCAG AAACTCGTCTACTTGATAATCTTTTTGGTAGCCACACCAATCAATATCAACCTCAGATATCTAGACACACGAGTGACATAGAATTTATTGATCCTGCTATATTGGCTGTGGGCAAAGGGCGGATGCCAGGAGTTAGTGATTCAGGGTTGGATTTGAAAAACGCTCCTTTTCCAGCACAATTGCAGACATCAAATAATGATCCAAGACTTCAACTACTTATGCAGCAGAGCATGCCCTCTCATCAAAACCTCAGATATACTGACCATGTTCGAGATGCATTCAACCCTATTCAGAATGATAATTATCTGGCATCCCGACTTCTGCCACAGAACCATGGTTCTCTATCCCCTTATGCACAGATGTCACTCCAACAACCTAGAAACTCACAGCTTGCAAATGGTCACTGGGATGGCTGGAGTGATTTGAGACAGGGGAATAATGTTCCCATATCGGACATGTCGAGGATGTTATATCCAACTGAAGCTAACAACTTTCACATGCTGGGTTCAAATGATATGTATAACAGAACCTTTGGACTTTAG
- the LOC123111438 gene encoding uncharacterized protein isoform X3 — translation MMTMSDDGDRTCPLCAEEMDITDQQLKPCKCGYEICVWCWHHIIDMAEKEDTEGRCPACRTRYDKDRIVKMAATCDRTVADKNTDKKQKTQKVKSKTLTVEAKKHLASVRVIQRNLVYIIGLPANLCNESVLERREYFGQYGKVLKVSVSRPTGAPSQQTSTNNGISVYITYAKEEEAIRCIQAVHNFVLEGKVLRACFGTTKYCHAWLRNMTCGNPDCLYLHDVGSQEDSFTKDEIISAYTRSRVPQMASSVSQRRAGTVLPPPAEDFSYSAVVSAKHTIKNGTTNTTGQSRLSPPNSSSGRSTLPPATSWGHRDLNTRTTATEVASSQSLTKSKSEAHSNSLSSSSMISNSRLPSSWNDDTSTVLKMTEGRQVSERDSLSKTLKPYRPGIAKETQAVTSLESSLDIDFSTIPSAWNDDEIVASDETSKGSEEKQVVNGKFIPSASSKPMEPGQIGSKSSTSPKNGEAVNSSKQNLADCVPHSAMSGSVLKRDDGDSRLRDTEVEKLSVGVTSVTLDSKDTVHSMAENQQLGAVPDTSVVVPLSQSLKKEQSHLKLAGLSSSENKDPVLSCQSSSDKHLDWSSELQSCRVASPLNDIWHSSVATDKPHATANTSHISLWNDKEINPTLTSDGRTSGTMLHTRLSSTDNASTTLNGRQEGLGPMHTPGMVSEHSGMRNHQHRALDAARNDNIGSFGNTASGNKDEGSIISDILSLEFDPWDESYSTANNFVKMLNESEKNDALFNAPSWKSKGTSNESRFSFARQDNQRNFQDSSFRNCGSDQNFSLLSQNSHGNSYQNGVAFQSLEEDFSKSNPLAMSDIATAGSSRSKISAPPGFAAPARVPPPGFSSQDGLNPPPGFSSGFSSQDMLNHPHGYPSGFPSQAGSNPPHGFSSQAGSNPSRGFNSGFSSQDGSNNIPPGFSSAFSAGFSSQNGSNQAYGSTFSETRLLDNLFGSHTNQYQPQISRHTSDIEFIDPAILAVGKGRMPGVSDSGLDLKNAPFPAQLQTSNNDPRLQLLMQQSMPSHQNLRYTDHVRDAFNPIQNDNYLASRLLPQNHGSLSPYAQMSLQQPRNSQLANGHWDGWSDLRQGNNVPISDMSRMLYPTEANNFHMLGSNDMYNRTFGL, via the exons AT GATGACGATGAGCGATGACGGAGACCGCACCTGCCCGCTCTGCGCCGAGGAGATGGACATCACTGACCAGCAACTCAAGCCCTGCAAATGTGGCTACGAG ATTTGTGTCTGGTGCTGGCACCACATCATTGACATGGCTGAGAAAGAGGACACAGAGGGGCGCTGCCCTGCCTGCCGCACACGCTATGACAAGGACAGGATTGTTAAGATGGCTGCCACGTGTGACAG AACGGTAGCAGATAAAAATACAGACAAGAAGCAGAAGACCCAAAAGGTTAAGTCAAAGACACTGACTGTGGAAGCTAAGAAGCATCTGGCCAGTGTCAGAGTTATCCAGAGAAACCTGGTCTACATAATTGGGCTACCTGCAAATTTATGCAATGAGAGT GTACTTGAGCGCAGGGAATACTTTGGTCAGTATGGAAAGGTTTTGAAGGTTTCAGTTTCTCGTCCAACTGGGGCTCCTTCCCAGCAGACATCAACAAACAACGGTATCAGCGT ATATATTACTTATGCCAAAGAAGAAGAGGCCATCCGGTGTATTCAGGCTGTACACAATTTTGTCTTGGAAGGGAAAGTGCTAAG AGCATGCTTTGGCACCACGAAATATTGCCATGCATGGCTGCGGAACATG ACATGTGGGAATCCAGATTGTCTCTATTTGCATGATGTAGGCAGTCAGGAGGATAGTTTCACTAAAGATGAGATAATCTCAGCATATACCAG GAGTAGGGTTCCTCAAATGGCGTCTAGTGTTTCCCAAAGACGTGCAGGAACTGTATTGCCTCCTCCAGCAGAGGATTTCTCTTACAGTGCGGTGGTTTCAGCCAAACATACAATCAAGAATGGAACAACT AATACCACAGGCCAATCAAGACTGTCACCTCCAAACAGTAGTTCAGGGAGGTCCACGCTTCCACCAGCTACTTCATG GGGGCATCGTGATTTGAACACACGGACAACCGCGACTGAGGTGGCGTCCTCGCAATCTCTTACTAAATCAAAATCAGAGGCGCACAGTAATTCACTTTCAAGTTCTTCTATGATTTCGAATTCAAGACTACCTTCTTCATGGAATGATGATACAAGCACAGTACTGAAAATGACTGAAGGGCGGCAAGTATCAGAACGAGATAGTTTGTCTAAAACCTTGAAGCCATATAGACCTGGTATTGCAAAGGAAACCCAAGCTGTGACATCACTGGAGTCTTCGTTGGACATAGACTTTTCTACAATACCTTCAGCCTGGAATGATGATGAAATTGTAGCATCAGATGAGACTTCAAAAGGAAGTGAGGAAAAGCAAGTTGTAAATGGAAAGTTTATTCCTTCAGCATCCTCAAAACCAATGGAACCGGGCCAGATTGGGTCTAAGTCATCAACATCACCAAAGAATGGCGAAGCCGTAAACAGTTCCAAGCAAAATCTTGCAGATTGTGTGCCACATTCAGCAATGTCTGGTTCTGTTTTAAAGAGGGACGATGGTGACAGTAGACTTAGGGACACAGAAGTCGAGAAGTTGTCTGTTGGGGTAACTTCAGTAACTTTAGATAGCAAAGATACAGTTCATAGTATGGCAGAAAACCAACAGCTGGGTGCAGTTCCCGACACTTCCGTCGTGGTGCCTTTGAGTCAAAGTTTGAAGAAGGAACAATCTCATTTGAAGCTTGCTGGGCTTTCATCATCGGAAAATAAGGACCCTGTACTTTCTTGTCAATCTAGTTCTGATAAGCATCTTGACTGGAGCTCAGAGCTGCAAAGTTGTCGTGTGGCTTCTCCTTTGAATGACATATGGCATTCTTCTGTGGCCACTGATAAACCCCATGCCACTGCTAACACATCACATATTTCTTTGTGGAATGATAAAGAAATTAACCCTACTTTGACAAGTGATGGTAGAACTTCTGGCACCATGCTGCATACCAGGTTATCTTCAACTGACAATGCTTCTACCACGTTGAATGGACGTCAAGAGGGGCTAGGACCTATGCATACACCTGGTATGGTTTCTGAACATTCTGGTATGCGAAACCACCAGCATAGAGCACTGGATGCAGCAAGAAATGATAACATAGGCAGTTTTGGCAACACTGCAAGTGGAAATAAAGACGAGGGCAGCATAATTTCTGATATATTGTCTTTGGAGTTTGATCCATGGGATGAGTCGTATTCAACTGCAAACAATTTTGTTAAGATGCTTAATGAATCTGAAAAGAATGATGCACTTTTCAACGCACCTTCATGGAAATCAAAAGGCACCAGCAATGAGTCTAGATTTTCGTTTGCTAGACAGGATAACCAACGGAACTTCCAAGATTCATCTTTCAGAAATTGTGGCAGTGATCAGAATTTTAGCTTGCTATCCCAGAATTCTCATGGCAACAGCTATCAGAATGGTGTTGCATTCCAATCGCTGGAGGAAGATTTTTCAAAGAGCAATCCTCTTGCTATGTCAGATATAGCAACTGCTG GGTCTTCAAGGTCGAAAATATCTGCACCTCCTGGATTTGCGGCACCAGCTAGGGTCCCACCTCCTGGATTTTCATCTCAGGACGGGTTGAATCCCCCACCTGGATTTTCTTCAGGATTCTCATCTCAGGATATGTTGAATCACCCTCATGGATATCCTTCGGGATTTCCATCTCAGGCTGGATCTAATCCCCCTCACGGATTTTCATCTCAGGCTGGGTCGAACCCGTCTCGTGGATTTAATTCTGGATTTTCATCCCAGGATGGGTCTAACAATATTCCTCCTGGGTTTTCTTCTGCGTTTTCTGCTGGGTTTTCATCCCAGAATGGGTCTAACCAGGCGTATGGCTCCACATTCTCAG AAACTCGTCTACTTGATAATCTTTTTGGTAGCCACACCAATCAATATCAACCTCAGATATCTAGACACACGAGTGACATAGAATTTATTGATCCTGCTATATTGGCTGTGGGCAAAGGGCGGATGCCAGGAGTTAGTGATTCAGGGTTGGATTTGAAAAACGCTCCTTTTCCAGCACAATTGCAGACATCAAATAATGATCCAAGACTTCAACTACTTATGCAGCAGAGCATGCCCTCTCATCAAAACCTCAGATATACTGACCATGTTCGAGATGCATTCAACCCTATTCAGAATGATAATTATCTGGCATCCCGACTTCTGCCACAGAACCATGGTTCTCTATCCCCTTATGCACAGATGTCACTCCAACAACCTAGAAACTCACAGCTTGCAAATGGTCACTGGGATGGCTGGAGTGATTTGAGACAGGGGAATAATGTTCCCATATCGGACATGTCGAGGATGTTATATCCAACTGAAGCTAACAACTTTCACATGCTGGGTTCAAATGATATGTATAACAGAACCTTTGGACTTTAG
- the LOC123111438 gene encoding uncharacterized protein isoform X1, with the protein MMTMSDDGDRTCPLCAEEMDITDQQLKPCKCGYEICVWCWHHIIDMAEKEDTEGRCPACRTRYDKDRIVKMAATCDRTVADKNTDKKQKTQKVKSKTLTVEAKKHLASVRVIQRNLVYIIGLPANLCNESVLERREYFGQYGKVLKVSVSRPTGAPSQQTSTNNGISVYITYAKEEEAIRCIQAVHNFVLEGKVLRLALYPVSSLAVLHNIVILMVFYCCRACFGTTKYCHAWLRNMTCGNPDCLYLHDVGSQEDSFTKDEIISAYTRSRVPQMASSVSQRRAGTVLPPPAEDFSYSAVVSAKHTIKNGTTNTTGQSRLSPPNSSSGRSTLPPATSWGHRDLNTRTTATEVASSQSLTKSKSEAHSNSLSSSSMISNSRLPSSWNDDTSTVLKMTEGRQVSERDSLSKTLKPYRPGIAKETQAVTSLESSLDIDFSTIPSAWNDDEIVASDETSKGSEEKQVVNGKFIPSASSKPMEPGQIGSKSSTSPKNGEAVNSSKQNLADCVPHSAMSGSVLKRDDGDSRLRDTEVEKLSVGVTSVTLDSKDTVHSMAENQQLGAVPDTSVVVPLSQSLKKEQSHLKLAGLSSSENKDPVLSCQSSSDKHLDWSSELQSCRVASPLNDIWHSSVATDKPHATANTSHISLWNDKEINPTLTSDGRTSGTMLHTRLSSTDNASTTLNGRQEGLGPMHTPGMVSEHSGMRNHQHRALDAARNDNIGSFGNTASGNKDEGSIISDILSLEFDPWDESYSTANNFVKMLNESEKNDALFNAPSWKSKGTSNESRFSFARQDNQRNFQDSSFRNCGSDQNFSLLSQNSHGNSYQNGVAFQSLEEDFSKSNPLAMSDIATAGSSRSKISAPPGFAAPARVPPPGFSSQDGLNPPPGFSSGFSSQDMLNHPHGYPSGFPSQAGSNPPHGFSSQAGSNPSRGFNSGFSSQDGSNNIPPGFSSAFSAGFSSQNGSNQAYGSTFSETRLLDNLFGSHTNQYQPQISRHTSDIEFIDPAILAVGKGRMPGVSDSGLDLKNAPFPAQLQTSNNDPRLQLLMQQSMPSHQNLRYTDHVRDAFNPIQNDNYLASRLLPQNHGSLSPYAQMSLQQPRNSQLANGHWDGWSDLRQGNNVPISDMSRMLYPTEANNFHMLGSNDMYNRTFGL; encoded by the exons AT GATGACGATGAGCGATGACGGAGACCGCACCTGCCCGCTCTGCGCCGAGGAGATGGACATCACTGACCAGCAACTCAAGCCCTGCAAATGTGGCTACGAG ATTTGTGTCTGGTGCTGGCACCACATCATTGACATGGCTGAGAAAGAGGACACAGAGGGGCGCTGCCCTGCCTGCCGCACACGCTATGACAAGGACAGGATTGTTAAGATGGCTGCCACGTGTGACAG AACGGTAGCAGATAAAAATACAGACAAGAAGCAGAAGACCCAAAAGGTTAAGTCAAAGACACTGACTGTGGAAGCTAAGAAGCATCTGGCCAGTGTCAGAGTTATCCAGAGAAACCTGGTCTACATAATTGGGCTACCTGCAAATTTATGCAATGAGAGT GTACTTGAGCGCAGGGAATACTTTGGTCAGTATGGAAAGGTTTTGAAGGTTTCAGTTTCTCGTCCAACTGGGGCTCCTTCCCAGCAGACATCAACAAACAACGGTATCAGCGT ATATATTACTTATGCCAAAGAAGAAGAGGCCATCCGGTGTATTCAGGCTGTACACAATTTTGTCTTGGAAGGGAAAGTGCTAAGGTTAGCCTTATACCCTGTCTCTTCTCTAGCTGTTTTGCACAATATTGTTATTTTAATGGTTTTCTATTGTTGCAGAGCATGCTTTGGCACCACGAAATATTGCCATGCATGGCTGCGGAACATG ACATGTGGGAATCCAGATTGTCTCTATTTGCATGATGTAGGCAGTCAGGAGGATAGTTTCACTAAAGATGAGATAATCTCAGCATATACCAG GAGTAGGGTTCCTCAAATGGCGTCTAGTGTTTCCCAAAGACGTGCAGGAACTGTATTGCCTCCTCCAGCAGAGGATTTCTCTTACAGTGCGGTGGTTTCAGCCAAACATACAATCAAGAATGGAACAACT AATACCACAGGCCAATCAAGACTGTCACCTCCAAACAGTAGTTCAGGGAGGTCCACGCTTCCACCAGCTACTTCATG GGGGCATCGTGATTTGAACACACGGACAACCGCGACTGAGGTGGCGTCCTCGCAATCTCTTACTAAATCAAAATCAGAGGCGCACAGTAATTCACTTTCAAGTTCTTCTATGATTTCGAATTCAAGACTACCTTCTTCATGGAATGATGATACAAGCACAGTACTGAAAATGACTGAAGGGCGGCAAGTATCAGAACGAGATAGTTTGTCTAAAACCTTGAAGCCATATAGACCTGGTATTGCAAAGGAAACCCAAGCTGTGACATCACTGGAGTCTTCGTTGGACATAGACTTTTCTACAATACCTTCAGCCTGGAATGATGATGAAATTGTAGCATCAGATGAGACTTCAAAAGGAAGTGAGGAAAAGCAAGTTGTAAATGGAAAGTTTATTCCTTCAGCATCCTCAAAACCAATGGAACCGGGCCAGATTGGGTCTAAGTCATCAACATCACCAAAGAATGGCGAAGCCGTAAACAGTTCCAAGCAAAATCTTGCAGATTGTGTGCCACATTCAGCAATGTCTGGTTCTGTTTTAAAGAGGGACGATGGTGACAGTAGACTTAGGGACACAGAAGTCGAGAAGTTGTCTGTTGGGGTAACTTCAGTAACTTTAGATAGCAAAGATACAGTTCATAGTATGGCAGAAAACCAACAGCTGGGTGCAGTTCCCGACACTTCCGTCGTGGTGCCTTTGAGTCAAAGTTTGAAGAAGGAACAATCTCATTTGAAGCTTGCTGGGCTTTCATCATCGGAAAATAAGGACCCTGTACTTTCTTGTCAATCTAGTTCTGATAAGCATCTTGACTGGAGCTCAGAGCTGCAAAGTTGTCGTGTGGCTTCTCCTTTGAATGACATATGGCATTCTTCTGTGGCCACTGATAAACCCCATGCCACTGCTAACACATCACATATTTCTTTGTGGAATGATAAAGAAATTAACCCTACTTTGACAAGTGATGGTAGAACTTCTGGCACCATGCTGCATACCAGGTTATCTTCAACTGACAATGCTTCTACCACGTTGAATGGACGTCAAGAGGGGCTAGGACCTATGCATACACCTGGTATGGTTTCTGAACATTCTGGTATGCGAAACCACCAGCATAGAGCACTGGATGCAGCAAGAAATGATAACATAGGCAGTTTTGGCAACACTGCAAGTGGAAATAAAGACGAGGGCAGCATAATTTCTGATATATTGTCTTTGGAGTTTGATCCATGGGATGAGTCGTATTCAACTGCAAACAATTTTGTTAAGATGCTTAATGAATCTGAAAAGAATGATGCACTTTTCAACGCACCTTCATGGAAATCAAAAGGCACCAGCAATGAGTCTAGATTTTCGTTTGCTAGACAGGATAACCAACGGAACTTCCAAGATTCATCTTTCAGAAATTGTGGCAGTGATCAGAATTTTAGCTTGCTATCCCAGAATTCTCATGGCAACAGCTATCAGAATGGTGTTGCATTCCAATCGCTGGAGGAAGATTTTTCAAAGAGCAATCCTCTTGCTATGTCAGATATAGCAACTGCTG GGTCTTCAAGGTCGAAAATATCTGCACCTCCTGGATTTGCGGCACCAGCTAGGGTCCCACCTCCTGGATTTTCATCTCAGGACGGGTTGAATCCCCCACCTGGATTTTCTTCAGGATTCTCATCTCAGGATATGTTGAATCACCCTCATGGATATCCTTCGGGATTTCCATCTCAGGCTGGATCTAATCCCCCTCACGGATTTTCATCTCAGGCTGGGTCGAACCCGTCTCGTGGATTTAATTCTGGATTTTCATCCCAGGATGGGTCTAACAATATTCCTCCTGGGTTTTCTTCTGCGTTTTCTGCTGGGTTTTCATCCCAGAATGGGTCTAACCAGGCGTATGGCTCCACATTCTCAG AAACTCGTCTACTTGATAATCTTTTTGGTAGCCACACCAATCAATATCAACCTCAGATATCTAGACACACGAGTGACATAGAATTTATTGATCCTGCTATATTGGCTGTGGGCAAAGGGCGGATGCCAGGAGTTAGTGATTCAGGGTTGGATTTGAAAAACGCTCCTTTTCCAGCACAATTGCAGACATCAAATAATGATCCAAGACTTCAACTACTTATGCAGCAGAGCATGCCCTCTCATCAAAACCTCAGATATACTGACCATGTTCGAGATGCATTCAACCCTATTCAGAATGATAATTATCTGGCATCCCGACTTCTGCCACAGAACCATGGTTCTCTATCCCCTTATGCACAGATGTCACTCCAACAACCTAGAAACTCACAGCTTGCAAATGGTCACTGGGATGGCTGGAGTGATTTGAGACAGGGGAATAATGTTCCCATATCGGACATGTCGAGGATGTTATATCCAACTGAAGCTAACAACTTTCACATGCTGGGTTCAAATGATATGTATAACAGAACCTTTGGACTTTAG